A genomic window from Pagrus major chromosome 23, Pma_NU_1.0 includes:
- the LOC141020123 gene encoding arf-GAP with dual PH domain-containing protein 1-like produces the protein MMTSDQEKNRQRVKQLVGKPGNGNCADCGAADPEWASYTLGVFVCHSCSGLHRNIAQISKVKSILLDPWSSSEVEFMDSVGNDTAKAKYEQIVPAFYYKPTHKDCMLLREQWIRAKYERKEFLCVEKQEPYSAGYREGFLWKRGRDNGQYLSRKFILSEREGVLKYFNKHDAREPKAIMKINTVNATFQPTKIGMPHGLQVTYLKDNSTRNIFVYHEDGKEMVDWFNGIRAARFHYLQVAYPGASIADLLPKLTRNYIKEGYMEKTGPKHTEGFKKRWFTMDDRRLMYFKDPLDAYARGEVFVGSKQNSYTVLPGLPPNTQGYHWQFGITIVTPDRKFLFACETEGDQQDWMAAFQTVIDRPMLPQEYAVEAYFKHKP, from the exons ATGATGACTTCGGATCAAGAAAAGAACAGACAGCGTGTGAAACAGCTTGTGGGCAAACCTGGGAATGGAAACTGTGCTGACTGCGGAGCTGCAG ATCCGGAATGGGCATCCTACACCctgggagtgtttgtgtgtcacagctGCTCAGGCCTCCATAGAAACATTGCTCAGATCAGCAAGGTGAAATCTATCCTGCTGGATCCCTGGAGCTCCTCTGAGGTGGAG TTTATGGACTCTGTGGGTAACGATACCGCCAAGGCCAAATATGAGCAGATAGTTCCTGCCTTCTACTACAAGCCCACACACAAAGACTGCAT GCTCCTGCGGGAACAATGGATCCGGGCCAAGTACGAGAGGAAGGAGTTTCTGTGTGTGGAGAAGCAGGAGCCCTACTCGGCAG GCTACAGAGAGGGCTTCCTGTGGAAACGAGGCAGAGACAACGGGCAGTACCTCAGCCGAAAATTCATTCTGTCCGAACGGGAAGGCGTTTTGAAATACTTCAACAAGCATGAT GCCAGAGAGCCTAAAGCGATAATGAAGATCAATACGGTGAATGCCACTTTCCAGCCAACAAAGATTGGCATGCCCCACGGCCTGCAGGTAACCTATTTGAAGGACAACAGCACGAGGAACATCTTCGTTTACCATGAGGATGGAAAG GAAATGGTGGACTGGTTCAACGGCATCAGAGCAGCCAGGTTTCACTACCTGCAGGTGGCTTATCCTGGAGCTTCCATTGCTGAT CTGTTGCCAAAGCTAACCAGGAACTACATCAAGGAGGGTTACATGGAGAAGACTGGTCCAAAG CACACAGAGGGCTTCAAGAAGAGGTGGTTCACAATGGATGACAGGAGGCTCATGTACTTCAAAGATCCACTG GACGCCTATGCACGAGGTGAGGTGTTCGTTGGTAGTAAGCAAAACAGCTACACTGTGCTTCCCGGCCTCCCCCCCAACACTCAGGGCTACCATTGGCAGTTTGGAATCACCATAGTGACCCCAGACAGGAAGTTTCTATTTGCATGCGAGACTGAAGGGGATCAACAAGACTGGATGGCTGCATTTCAGACTGTTATCGACAGACCAATGCTGCCGCAGGAGTATGCAG TGGAGGCCTATTTCAAGCACAAACCATGA
- the LOC141019966 gene encoding cytochrome P450 2K3-like, producing MVYSVILAALSSPDEAYRSGNRILNIQDRDQCKAFDTAQPVSFAVSNVISNIVYGNRFEYDDPKFRSTVERARKNAQLMGCASVQLYNLFPRLFNWLGAQKQLMKNSLANRRDITKLIKGLQDTLNPQMCRGVVDTFLARKIRLEASGIMNSHYNEENLLVTVLNLFAAGTDTTSSTLRYGLLLMAKYPKIQGARACVGESLARTELFLFFTSLLQHFRFTPPPGVKEDELDLTLVGAFSHAPLRHELCAISRV from the exons atGGTTTACAGCGTAATTCTGGCAGCTTTGTCCAGCCCAGATGAGGCCTACAGAAGTGGGAACAGAATCCTGAACATCCAGGACAGAGACCAAT gTAAAGCCTTTGACACTGCCCAACCAGTGAGCTTTGCTGTCTCCAATGTCATCTCTAATATTGTCTATGGCAACAGATTTGAATATGATGACCCAAAGTTCAGATCTACGGTGGAACGAGCTCGTAAGAACGCTCAACTAATGGGCTGTGCTTCAGTACAG CTATATAACCTCTTTCCACGGCTGTTCAATTGGCTTGGAGCCCAAAAGCAACTGATGAAGAATTCGCTTGCTAACAGGAGAGACATTACAAAGCTGATCAAGGGTTTACAGGACACCCTTAATCCACAGATGTGCAGAGGTGTGGTGGATACCTTTCTGGCCCGCAAGATACGCCTTGAG GCATCTGGGATTATGAATTCTCACTACAATGAAGAAAACCTACTGGTGACTGTTCTCAACCTTTTTGCTGCTGGCACCGACACTACGTCATCTACTCTTAGATATGGCTTGCTGCTCATGGCCAAGTACCCAAAAATACAAG GCGCAAGGGCTTGTGTCGGGGAGAGTCTGGCCCGGACTGagctgtttctcttcttcacctccctcctccagcaTTTTCGTTTTACTCCTCCACCTGGAGTTAAGGAGGACGAACTGGATCTGACCCTGGTTGGAGCCTTTTCCCACGCCCCTTTACGTCATGAGCTCTGTGCTATCAGCAGGGTTTGA
- the LOC141019610 gene encoding uncharacterized protein, whose translation MSCKWRSDGYVTSALSSSRSDVFSGRKCVKQPRWKDMAPSPTKRKEEEKTKDRGKDKTGTKEGDKERGRDKVRKRRSASTGSSSSRSRSSSTSSSSSGSSSGSSSGSSSSGSSRSGSSSSRSSSSSSSSGSPSPSRRRHDNRRRSRSASKTQKRGDDKERRKRSPSPKPTKVHLGRLTRNVTKDHIQEIFSTYGKIKMVEMPMDRLHPHLSRGSAYVEFETPEEAQKALKYMDGGQIDGQEITASAVLTQRVRPPPRRPSPPRRMPPPPPMWRRTPPRMRRRSRSPRRRSPARRRSRSRSPGRRRHRSRSSSNSSR comes from the exons atgagttGTAAGTGGCGCTCAGATGGATACGTAACTTCCGCTCTGTCGTCATCACGGAGCGACGTCTTCTCAGGCCGCAAGTGCGTGAAGCAACCTCGCTGGAAAGATAT GGCACCATCACCCACGAAGcggaaagaggaggaaaagacaaaagacagaggCAAAGACAAGACTGGTACCAAGgaaggagacaaggagagaggaCGGGATAAAGTAAGGAAACGCCGCAGTGCTTctactggcagcagcagcagcag GTCCAGATCTAGCTCTACTTCAAGCAGCAGCTCTGGTTCCAGCTCAGGCTCCTCAAGCGGTTCCAGCTCATCTGGTTCCAGCCGCTCTGGTTCTTCGAGCTCtcgttcctcctcctcttctagCTCCTCAGGCTCCCCCAGCCCCAGCCGTCGACGCCATGACAACCGCCGACGCTCCCGCTCAGC GTCTAAAACACAGAAGAGGGGAGATGACAAGGAGCGAAGGAAAAGAAGCCCGAGCCCAAAACCAACTAAAGTTCATTTAGGGCGATTGACCAGAAATGTCACCAAG GACCACATCCAGGAGATCTTTTCCACTTATGGCAAAATCAAAATGGTTGAAATGCCGATGGACAGACTACACCCACACCTGTCCAGAGGCTCTGCTTATGTGGAGTTTGAGACCCCCGAGGAGGCCCAGAAGGCCCTCAAATATATGGACGGAG gtcAGATTGACGGCCAGGAAATCACTGCATCTGCTGTGCTGACTCAACGAGTCCGTCCTCCACCTCGTAGACCTTCTCCTCCTCGCAGAATGCCACCGCCACCGCCTATGTGGCGTCGCACTCCACCACGCATGAGAAGAAG GTCCCGCTCCCCGAGGAGGCGGTCCCCAGCGCGCCGTCGCTCTCGCTCCAGATCTCCTGGTCGCAGGCGCCACCGCTCCCGTTCCAGCTCTAACTCCTCAAGATAG
- the LOC141019670 gene encoding immunoglobulin lambda-1 light chain-like produces MLGTLCTLITALTCVSGATVVTQKPPVVTLRRGETATMDCNLGTVTNSYAWWYKQIPGGVPQFVLRFYRSESSPTYGSGFSYPKFTSTHQSQSDYRLIINNVGEGDSAVYYCETWDDSAKEEVFGQGTKLIVTSSSLPPPVLTVFPPSSAELQSTKASLVCLSSQSVPFADVSWFADGSQVSSGISTSTAVQQPDQTFQISSYLAIQTSDWNMLKAYTCKVSLGSQTSEKNINKSDCPAEE; encoded by the exons atgctGGGGACCCTCTGCACTCTCATCACTGCTCTAACAT GTGTGAGTGGTGCGACGGTGGTGACACAGAAGCCTCCTGTTGTGacgctgaggagaggagagacagccaCCATGGACTGTAACCTGGGGACTGTTACTAACAGTTATGCTTGGTGGTATAAACAGATTCCTGGAGGAGTTCCTCAGTTTGTGTTGAGGTTTTATCGCAGTGAAAGCTCTCCAACGTATGGTTCTGGTTTCTCCTATCCAAAGTTCACATCTACTCATCAGTCACAATCAGATTATCGTTTGATAATCAACAATGTGGGGGAGGGAGACTCAGCAGTCTATTACTGTGAAACATGGGATGACTCTGCTAAGGAGGA GGTATTCGGACAAGGCACCAAGCTGATTGTGACAA GCtccagcctccctcctcctgtcctcacaGTCTTCCCTCCGTCCAGCGCTGAGCTCCAGTCCACCAAAGCCAGTCTGGTCTGTCTGTCCAGTCAGTCTGTGCCTTTTGCAGATGTGAGCTGGTTTGCTGATGGGAGTCAAGTGAGCAGTGGGATCTCTACCAGCACCGCTGTTCAGCAACCAGACCAGACTTTCCAAATCAGCAGCTATCTGGCCATCCAGACGTCAGACTGGAACATGTTGAAGGCTTACACatgtaaagtgtctttgggCTCCCAGActtcagagaaaaacatcaacaagtCCGACTGTCCCGCTGAAGAATAG
- the LOC141019602 gene encoding immunoglobulin lambda-1 light chain-like, with amino-acid sequence MLGTLCTLITALTCVSGATVVTQKPPVVTLRRGETATMDCDVFTDDGSRWYKQTPGGTFQFVLRNHYSYSSPLYGSGFSSPKFTSSHLSGTEYRLIINNVEEGDSAVYHCETWDDSAKEHVFGQGTKLIVTSCSLPPPVLTVFPPSSAELQSTKASLVCLSSQSVPFADVSWFAGGSPVSSGISTSSAVQQPDQTFQISSYLAIQTSDWNMLKAYTCKVSLGSQTSEKNINKSDCPTEE; translated from the exons atgctGGGGACCCTCTGCACTCTCATCACTGCTCTAACAT GTGTGAGTGGTGCAACGGTGGTGACACAGAAGCCTCCTGTTGTGacgctgaggagaggagagacagccaCCATGGACTGTGACGTTTTTACAGATGATGGGTCTCGCTGGTACAAACAGACTCCTGGAGGAACCTTTCAGTTTGTGCTGAGGAATCATTACAGCTACTCCTCTCCGTTATATGGCTCTGGTTTCTCCTCTCCCAAATTCACTTCCAGCCATCTGTCTGGGACAGAGTATCGTTTGATCATCAACAatgtggaggagggagactCAGCAGTCTATCACTGTGAAACATGGGATGACTCTGCTAAGGAGCAT GTATTCGGACAAGGCACCAAGCTGATTGTGACAA GTtgcagcctccctcctcctgtcctcacaGTCTTCCCTCCGTCCAGCGCTGAGCTCCAGTCCACCAAAGCCAGTCTGGTCTGTCTGTCCAGTCAGTCTGTGCCTTTTGCAGATGTGAGCTGGTTTGCTGGTGGGAGTCCAGTGAGCAGTGGGATCTCTACCAGCAGCGCTGTTCAGCAACCAGACCAGACTTTCCAAATCAGCAGCTATCTGGCCATCCAGACGTCAGACTGGAACATGTTGAAGGCTTACACatgtaaagtgtctttgggCTCCCAGActtcagagaaaaacatcaacaagtCCGACTGTCCCACTGAAGAATAG
- the LOC141019609 gene encoding uncharacterized protein — MGRLDDAAKHKVVELRKAGLSFRKIKAVLELENIKVSAQAIYLFLREFQGRPPGRVRPMEAGSSTSLAQVQPRAAAIQESWSNIHLQNILREAPHHTGFTAAANFTKKSSTNPDSGAKPSRSGEISGGSRAEQQHEGDREENDIQIVSVTSLAQNSQQRSSQSAVTRADAATVSSTLTASGACMRRRVTPSPATNSMLAARKRILDKALSHRMKSFHQVASLLRREHMSVQGADLRSTRPQAPETFDLTTEKTVMESQPGDGIGPRRFLTQRPGLSVRSLHTLPRVGVRLPNRSPSPLTSSAPGVAVIRLQTPGGQGATRSEGNPSPQQAVQEAGGRGGLQDQIQTLSSEMRSLGLAVKMLVEQQCRLEREQAQQTHIQKQILSTLQGFASKLGGCSSVQQQHNKTPSPSALSSASASTSFSQDTFNFSQGTYTQCSQTQPSYNSLESLENVEAFKLPGLSPSSMNGFPPCSNAENLPLTHTPPQTQAYAAAYPQQNSQTLIPPFTQSFVSSYSQSHSQTFRGSESKTLDFPSSCSVRTLQDCSVSTQPQDQQINIIKVEGP; from the exons ATGGGTCGACTGGATGATGCCGCCAAACACAAAGTGGTGGAGCTGCGGAAGGCAGGTCTGAGTTTCCGTAAGATCAAAGCTGTGCTGGAGCTGGAGAACATCAAGGTGTCTGCCCAGGCCATCTACCTGTTCCTGAGGGAGTTTCAAGGCAGGCCGCCAGGGAGGGTGAGGCCCATGGAGGCTGGAAGCAGCACATCACTAGCACAGGTTCAACCTCGAGCAGCGGCAATACAAGAGAGCTGGAGTAACATTCATCTCCAAAACATTCTGCGGGAGGCACCTCACCATACTGGCTTCACAGCAGCTGCAAACTTTACCAAAAAGTCTTCCACAAATCCAGATTCTGGTGCAAAGCCATCTAGGTCGGGGGAGATCAGTGgaggcagcagagcagaacagcAACACGAGGGAGATAGGGAAGAAAATGACATCCAGATTGTTAGTGTCACCTCTCTTGCACAGAATAGCCAACAAAGAAGCTCCCAGTCCGCTGTAACGAGGGCAGATGCTGCCACAGTGTCTTCCACACTAACAGCATCAGGAGCATGCATGAGGAGGAGAGTCACACCTTCTCCAGCCACCAATTCAATGCTGGCAGCTCGGAAGAGGATTTTGGATAAAGCACTGTCACACAGAATGAAG TCATTCCACCAGGTGGCATCATTGTTGAGGAGAGAGCACATGAGTGTCCAAGGTGCTGATTTGAGAAGTACAAGGCCACAAGCACCTGAAACTTTTGATCTGACCACTGAAAAG ACTGTTATGGAAAGTCAGCCTGGAGACGGCATAGGCCCCAGGCGTTTTCTCACCCAGAGACCAGGTCTGTCTGTCCGTTCCCTTCACACTCTCCCTCGGGTTGGCGTTCGTCTCCCTAACCGGTCGCCATCACCTTTAACATCCTCAGCGCCTGGGGTTGCTGTCATCCGTCTACAGACCCCTGGAGGCCAGGGTGCCACTCGTAGTGAGGGAAACCCGAGCCCCCAGCAGGCAGTCCAGGAGGCCGGAGGGAGAGGTGGACTGCAGGATCAGATTCAAACCCTGAGCTCTGAGATGCGCAGCTTGGGTCTGGCTGTGAAGATGTTGGTGGAGCAGCAGTGCCGTCTGGAGAGGGAGCAGGCgcagcagacacacattcaGAAGCAGATCCTCAGCACTCTACAGGGTTTTGCCTCCAAACTGGGAGGTTGTAGCAGTGTTCAACAGCAGCACAATAAAACTCCATCACCTTCTGCATTGTCCTCGGCTTCTGCGTCGACTTCCTTCAGCCAAGACACCTTCAACTTCAGTCAGGGCACGTACACTCAGTGTAGCCAAACCCAGCCAAGCTACAACTCTTTAGAGAGTTTAGAAAATGTCGAGGCCTTTAAACTGCCAGGACTTAGCCCCTCAAGCATGAACGGGTTTCCACCATGTAGCAATGCAGAGAACCTCCCACTTACTCACACTCCCCCTCAAACACAAGCGTATGCAGCCGCTTACCCGCAGCAAAACAGTCAAACACTCATACCACCCTTCACACAGTCCTTTGTCTCTTCATACAGCCAGTCACATTCTCAGACTTTCAGAGGATCAGAGAGTAAAACATTGGATTTCCCAAGCAGCTGCTCAGTGAGGACTCTGCAGGACTGCAGCGTGTCCACCCAGCCACAGGATCAACAGATCAATATCATCAAAGTGGAAGGACCTTAA